In a single window of the Paramisgurnus dabryanus chromosome 23, PD_genome_1.1, whole genome shotgun sequence genome:
- the thoc5 gene encoding THO complex subunit 5 homolog isoform X2: MSSDAVKKRKPKVIRNEGGTPETKRSREGDQLSAVSKHVRLRKVSLREVQVTCSAGLLPIGQRKLSAGKNQDVRVYNEEVELEGRDAQQDYILYKDTCAALAKLMAEIQELKASGAKDGSVEIEERRRQSSVHFITLKKLNRLAHMRLKKGRDQTHETKQRVDVLHLQLQNLLYEVMHLQKEIGKCLEFKSQHEEIELVSEQEFFQEAPEEISRPHITRDDQHQLTLARLDWELEQRKRLAEQYKTSLTSKEKIQKAIEQKKEYLSSLQPGLQNIMQASIPVQEYLSMPYERMQKQAEVARHLPPPLYVLLVQASAYGQACDKNLSVNISGDVDEAKALSRRPEESQDDESDSDAEEEQQNTKRRRGTVGVQMEDKRKEMLRRHPLSLCVDLKCKDNSVLHLYFYYLMNLNILTVKIKVSTSVDLSGAISSGELMNSDSLLNCLYASDHGRETPNPANRYQFDKVGINTFEDYVSELGHPYVWVQKLGGLQFSQAEMTGNALSASHMEKTMKLLKGRLQARLALHKQFSSLEHSIIPVSSECQHLFPAKVVSGLTRWTMMSYQEFTELSYVQHLLKVGLVSETDLFFMAVVERGTARLMAAVVLNPRYPEVAPLFSLTLHWKGERSGRTDDNLRAIESEVNIFRGELQGPRPGFQLLTNQIQRLCVCLDVYLETENQVCDGSEGPKEFPREKMCLRTARGPSRLKPFKYNHPQGFFSHR; encoded by the exons ATGTCTTCAGACGCAGTGAAGAAGAGAAAACCTAAGGTGATCCGAAACGAAGGTGGCACTCCAGAAACCAAACGGAGTCGAGAGGGAGATCAG CTCAGTGCAGTCAGTAAACATGTCAGATTGAGGAAGGTCAGTTTAAGGGAGGTTCAG GTCACGTGTTCTGCAGGACTTCTTCCTATTGGACAGAGGAAGCTGTCTGCAGGAAAGAATCAG gATGTGCGTGTGTATAATGAGGAAGTGGAGCTGGAAGGCCGAGATGCACAGCAGGATTATATCCTGTATAAAGACACGTGTGCCGCTCTGGCTAAACTGATGGCAGAAATCCAGGAGCTGAAAGCCAGCGGCGCTAAAGACGGG aGTGTGGAGATCGAGGAGAGACGCAGACAAAGcagtgttcattttattactctAAAGAAACTTAACCGTCTGGCGCACATGAGACTGAAGAAAGGCCGAGATCAGACGCATGAG ACGAAGCAGCGTGTTGATGTTCTTCACCTGCAGCTTCAGAATCTTCTCTATGAGGTCATGCACCTGCAAAAAGAGATCGGCAAATGTCTCGAATTCAA GTCTCAGCATGAGGAGATCGAGCTGGTCAGCGAGCAGGAGTTCTTCCAGGAGGCTCCAGAGGAGATCTCACGACCTCACATCACTCGAGATGACCAACACCAGCTCACCCTTGCCCGGCTGGACTGGGAATTGGAGCAGAGGAAGAG GTTGGCGGAGCAGTATAAGACGTCTCTGACCAGTAAGGAGAAGATCCAGAAAGCCATCGAGCAGAAGAAAGAATATCTGAGCAGCCTTCAGCCTGGACTGCAGAACATCATGCAG GCATCTATACCGGTGCAGGAGTATCTCTCGATGCCGTACGAGCGCATGCAGAAACAGGCCGAGGTGGCGCGTCACCTGCCCCCTCCGCTTTACGTGTTGTTGGTGCAGGCGAGCGCTTACGGACAGGCTTGCG acaaaaatcTGTCCGTGAACATCAGTGGAGACGTGGACGAGGCCAAAGCTCTCTCCAGACGCCCAGAAGAATCACaag ATGATGAAAGTGATTCAGATGCTGAAGAGGAGCAGCAGAACACA AAGCGTCGCAGAGGAACAGTTGGCGTTCAGATGGAGGACAAGCGTAAAGAGATGTTAAGACGTCACCCTCTTTCGCTTTGTGTGGACCTTAAGTGTAAAG ACAACAGTGTTTTGCATCTGTACTTTTATTACCTCATGAACCTCAACATACTCACTGTGAAGATCAAAGTTTCCACCTCTGTGGATTTGTCAGGAGCCATCAGCTCGGG GGAGCTGATGAACTCGGACAGTTTGCTGAACTGTCTTTATGCGTCCGATCACGGCCGGGAGACGCCCAACCCTGCCAACCGTTACCAGTTTGATAAAGTCGG AATCAATACGTTTGAGGATTACGTCTCAGAATTGGGACATCCGTACGTTTGGGTGCAGAAACTGGGCGGCCTGCAGTTCTCACAG GCTGAGATGACGGGTAACGCTCTTAGTGCCAGTCACATGGAGAAAACCATGAAACTGCTCAAAGGACGTCTGCAGGCCAGACTGGCTCTACATAAACAGTTCAGCTCACTCG AGCACAGCATTATTCCAGTCTCCAGCGAATGCCAGCATCTCTTTCCTGCCAAAGTGGTTTCCGGCCTCACACGCTGGACCATGATGAGCTACCAGGAATTCACT GAGTTGAGCTACGTGCAGCACCTGCTGAAGGTCGGTCTGGTAAGCGAGACTGATCTGTTCTTCATGGCTGTGGTGGAGAGAGGCACGG CTCGTCTGATGGCCGCTGTGGTATTGAACCCTCGATATCCCGAAGTCGCACCCCTCTTCTCGCTCACACTACACTGGAAAGGAGAACGAAGCGGCCGCACGGACGATAACCTGCGG gCGATAGAGAGCGAGGTAAACATCTTCCGGGGTGAGCTGCAGGGGCCACGCCCAGGCTTCCAGCTTCTGACCAATCAGATCcagcgtctgtgtgtgtgtctggatgTGTACCTGGAGACGGAGAACCAAGTGTGTGATGGTTCGGAGGGACCTAAAGAATTCCCCAGAGAGAAGATGTGCTTGCGTACTGCCAG GGGTCCCAGTCGCCTGAAGCCCTTTAAGTACAATCATCCCCAGGGCTTCTTCAGTCATCGCTGA
- the thoc5 gene encoding THO complex subunit 5 homolog isoform X5, which produces MSSDAVKKRKPKVIRNEGGTPETKRSREGDQVTCSAGLLPIGQRKLSAGKNQDVRVYNEEVELEGRDAQQDYILYKDTCAALAKLMAEIQELKASGAKDGSVEIEERRRQSSVHFITLKKLNRLAHMRLKKGRDQTHETKQRVDVLHLQLQNLLYEVMHLQKEIGKCLEFKSQHEEIELVSEQEFFQEAPEEISRPHITRDDQHQLTLARLDWELEQRKRLAEQYKTSLTSKEKIQKAIEQKKEYLSSLQPGLQNIMQASIPVQEYLSMPYERMQKQAEVARHLPPPLYVLLVQASAYGQACDKNLSVNISGDVDEAKALSRRPEESQDDESDSDAEEEQQNTKRRRGTVGVQMEDKRKEMLRRHPLSLCVDLKCKDNSVLHLYFYYLMNLNILTVKIKVSTSVDLSGAISSGELMNSDSLLNCLYASDHGRETPNPANRYQFDKVGINTFEDYVSELGHPYVWVQKLGGLQFSQAEMTGNALSASHMEKTMKLLKGRLQARLALHKQFSSLEHSIIPVSSECQHLFPAKVVSGLTRWTMMSYQEFTELSYVQHLLKVGLVSETDLFFMAVVERGTARLMAAVVLNPRYPEVAPLFSLTLHWKGERSGRTDDNLRAIESEVNIFRGELQGPRPGFQLLTNQIQRLCVCLDVYLETENQVCDGSEGPKEFPREKMCLRTARGPSRLKPFKYNHPQGFFSHR; this is translated from the exons ATGTCTTCAGACGCAGTGAAGAAGAGAAAACCTAAGGTGATCCGAAACGAAGGTGGCACTCCAGAAACCAAACGGAGTCGAGAGGGAGATCAG GTCACGTGTTCTGCAGGACTTCTTCCTATTGGACAGAGGAAGCTGTCTGCAGGAAAGAATCAG gATGTGCGTGTGTATAATGAGGAAGTGGAGCTGGAAGGCCGAGATGCACAGCAGGATTATATCCTGTATAAAGACACGTGTGCCGCTCTGGCTAAACTGATGGCAGAAATCCAGGAGCTGAAAGCCAGCGGCGCTAAAGACGGG aGTGTGGAGATCGAGGAGAGACGCAGACAAAGcagtgttcattttattactctAAAGAAACTTAACCGTCTGGCGCACATGAGACTGAAGAAAGGCCGAGATCAGACGCATGAG ACGAAGCAGCGTGTTGATGTTCTTCACCTGCAGCTTCAGAATCTTCTCTATGAGGTCATGCACCTGCAAAAAGAGATCGGCAAATGTCTCGAATTCAA GTCTCAGCATGAGGAGATCGAGCTGGTCAGCGAGCAGGAGTTCTTCCAGGAGGCTCCAGAGGAGATCTCACGACCTCACATCACTCGAGATGACCAACACCAGCTCACCCTTGCCCGGCTGGACTGGGAATTGGAGCAGAGGAAGAG GTTGGCGGAGCAGTATAAGACGTCTCTGACCAGTAAGGAGAAGATCCAGAAAGCCATCGAGCAGAAGAAAGAATATCTGAGCAGCCTTCAGCCTGGACTGCAGAACATCATGCAG GCATCTATACCGGTGCAGGAGTATCTCTCGATGCCGTACGAGCGCATGCAGAAACAGGCCGAGGTGGCGCGTCACCTGCCCCCTCCGCTTTACGTGTTGTTGGTGCAGGCGAGCGCTTACGGACAGGCTTGCG acaaaaatcTGTCCGTGAACATCAGTGGAGACGTGGACGAGGCCAAAGCTCTCTCCAGACGCCCAGAAGAATCACaag ATGATGAAAGTGATTCAGATGCTGAAGAGGAGCAGCAGAACACA AAGCGTCGCAGAGGAACAGTTGGCGTTCAGATGGAGGACAAGCGTAAAGAGATGTTAAGACGTCACCCTCTTTCGCTTTGTGTGGACCTTAAGTGTAAAG ACAACAGTGTTTTGCATCTGTACTTTTATTACCTCATGAACCTCAACATACTCACTGTGAAGATCAAAGTTTCCACCTCTGTGGATTTGTCAGGAGCCATCAGCTCGGG GGAGCTGATGAACTCGGACAGTTTGCTGAACTGTCTTTATGCGTCCGATCACGGCCGGGAGACGCCCAACCCTGCCAACCGTTACCAGTTTGATAAAGTCGG AATCAATACGTTTGAGGATTACGTCTCAGAATTGGGACATCCGTACGTTTGGGTGCAGAAACTGGGCGGCCTGCAGTTCTCACAG GCTGAGATGACGGGTAACGCTCTTAGTGCCAGTCACATGGAGAAAACCATGAAACTGCTCAAAGGACGTCTGCAGGCCAGACTGGCTCTACATAAACAGTTCAGCTCACTCG AGCACAGCATTATTCCAGTCTCCAGCGAATGCCAGCATCTCTTTCCTGCCAAAGTGGTTTCCGGCCTCACACGCTGGACCATGATGAGCTACCAGGAATTCACT GAGTTGAGCTACGTGCAGCACCTGCTGAAGGTCGGTCTGGTAAGCGAGACTGATCTGTTCTTCATGGCTGTGGTGGAGAGAGGCACGG CTCGTCTGATGGCCGCTGTGGTATTGAACCCTCGATATCCCGAAGTCGCACCCCTCTTCTCGCTCACACTACACTGGAAAGGAGAACGAAGCGGCCGCACGGACGATAACCTGCGG gCGATAGAGAGCGAGGTAAACATCTTCCGGGGTGAGCTGCAGGGGCCACGCCCAGGCTTCCAGCTTCTGACCAATCAGATCcagcgtctgtgtgtgtgtctggatgTGTACCTGGAGACGGAGAACCAAGTGTGTGATGGTTCGGAGGGACCTAAAGAATTCCCCAGAGAGAAGATGTGCTTGCGTACTGCCAG GGGTCCCAGTCGCCTGAAGCCCTTTAAGTACAATCATCCCCAGGGCTTCTTCAGTCATCGCTGA
- the thoc5 gene encoding THO complex subunit 5 homolog isoform X7: MSSDAVKKRKPKVIRNEGGTPETKRSREGDQDVRVYNEEVELEGRDAQQDYILYKDTCAALAKLMAEIQELKASGAKDGSVEIEERRRQSSVHFITLKKLNRLAHMRLKKGRDQTHETKQRVDVLHLQLQNLLYEVMHLQKEIGKCLEFKSQHEEIELVSEQEFFQEAPEEISRPHITRDDQHQLTLARLDWELEQRKRLAEQYKTSLTSKEKIQKAIEQKKEYLSSLQPGLQNIMQASIPVQEYLSMPYERMQKQAEVARHLPPPLYVLLVQASAYGQACDKNLSVNISGDVDEAKALSRRPEESQDDESDSDAEEEQQNTKRRRGTVGVQMEDKRKEMLRRHPLSLCVDLKCKDNSVLHLYFYYLMNLNILTVKIKVSTSVDLSGAISSGELMNSDSLLNCLYASDHGRETPNPANRYQFDKVGINTFEDYVSELGHPYVWVQKLGGLQFSQAEMTGNALSASHMEKTMKLLKGRLQARLALHKQFSSLEHSIIPVSSECQHLFPAKVVSGLTRWTMMSYQEFTELSYVQHLLKVGLVSETDLFFMAVVERGTARLMAAVVLNPRYPEVAPLFSLTLHWKGERSGRTDDNLRAIESEVNIFRGELQGPRPGFQLLTNQIQRLCVCLDVYLETENQVCDGSEGPKEFPREKMCLRTARGPSRLKPFKYNHPQGFFSHR; encoded by the exons ATGTCTTCAGACGCAGTGAAGAAGAGAAAACCTAAGGTGATCCGAAACGAAGGTGGCACTCCAGAAACCAAACGGAGTCGAGAGGGAGATCAG gATGTGCGTGTGTATAATGAGGAAGTGGAGCTGGAAGGCCGAGATGCACAGCAGGATTATATCCTGTATAAAGACACGTGTGCCGCTCTGGCTAAACTGATGGCAGAAATCCAGGAGCTGAAAGCCAGCGGCGCTAAAGACGGG aGTGTGGAGATCGAGGAGAGACGCAGACAAAGcagtgttcattttattactctAAAGAAACTTAACCGTCTGGCGCACATGAGACTGAAGAAAGGCCGAGATCAGACGCATGAG ACGAAGCAGCGTGTTGATGTTCTTCACCTGCAGCTTCAGAATCTTCTCTATGAGGTCATGCACCTGCAAAAAGAGATCGGCAAATGTCTCGAATTCAA GTCTCAGCATGAGGAGATCGAGCTGGTCAGCGAGCAGGAGTTCTTCCAGGAGGCTCCAGAGGAGATCTCACGACCTCACATCACTCGAGATGACCAACACCAGCTCACCCTTGCCCGGCTGGACTGGGAATTGGAGCAGAGGAAGAG GTTGGCGGAGCAGTATAAGACGTCTCTGACCAGTAAGGAGAAGATCCAGAAAGCCATCGAGCAGAAGAAAGAATATCTGAGCAGCCTTCAGCCTGGACTGCAGAACATCATGCAG GCATCTATACCGGTGCAGGAGTATCTCTCGATGCCGTACGAGCGCATGCAGAAACAGGCCGAGGTGGCGCGTCACCTGCCCCCTCCGCTTTACGTGTTGTTGGTGCAGGCGAGCGCTTACGGACAGGCTTGCG acaaaaatcTGTCCGTGAACATCAGTGGAGACGTGGACGAGGCCAAAGCTCTCTCCAGACGCCCAGAAGAATCACaag ATGATGAAAGTGATTCAGATGCTGAAGAGGAGCAGCAGAACACA AAGCGTCGCAGAGGAACAGTTGGCGTTCAGATGGAGGACAAGCGTAAAGAGATGTTAAGACGTCACCCTCTTTCGCTTTGTGTGGACCTTAAGTGTAAAG ACAACAGTGTTTTGCATCTGTACTTTTATTACCTCATGAACCTCAACATACTCACTGTGAAGATCAAAGTTTCCACCTCTGTGGATTTGTCAGGAGCCATCAGCTCGGG GGAGCTGATGAACTCGGACAGTTTGCTGAACTGTCTTTATGCGTCCGATCACGGCCGGGAGACGCCCAACCCTGCCAACCGTTACCAGTTTGATAAAGTCGG AATCAATACGTTTGAGGATTACGTCTCAGAATTGGGACATCCGTACGTTTGGGTGCAGAAACTGGGCGGCCTGCAGTTCTCACAG GCTGAGATGACGGGTAACGCTCTTAGTGCCAGTCACATGGAGAAAACCATGAAACTGCTCAAAGGACGTCTGCAGGCCAGACTGGCTCTACATAAACAGTTCAGCTCACTCG AGCACAGCATTATTCCAGTCTCCAGCGAATGCCAGCATCTCTTTCCTGCCAAAGTGGTTTCCGGCCTCACACGCTGGACCATGATGAGCTACCAGGAATTCACT GAGTTGAGCTACGTGCAGCACCTGCTGAAGGTCGGTCTGGTAAGCGAGACTGATCTGTTCTTCATGGCTGTGGTGGAGAGAGGCACGG CTCGTCTGATGGCCGCTGTGGTATTGAACCCTCGATATCCCGAAGTCGCACCCCTCTTCTCGCTCACACTACACTGGAAAGGAGAACGAAGCGGCCGCACGGACGATAACCTGCGG gCGATAGAGAGCGAGGTAAACATCTTCCGGGGTGAGCTGCAGGGGCCACGCCCAGGCTTCCAGCTTCTGACCAATCAGATCcagcgtctgtgtgtgtgtctggatgTGTACCTGGAGACGGAGAACCAAGTGTGTGATGGTTCGGAGGGACCTAAAGAATTCCCCAGAGAGAAGATGTGCTTGCGTACTGCCAG GGGTCCCAGTCGCCTGAAGCCCTTTAAGTACAATCATCCCCAGGGCTTCTTCAGTCATCGCTGA
- the thoc5 gene encoding THO complex subunit 5 homolog isoform X6, whose amino-acid sequence MSSDAVKKRKPKVIRNEGGTPETKRSREGDQDVRVYNEEVELEGRDAQQDYILYKDTCAALAKLMAEIQELKASGAKDGSVEIEERRRQSSVHFITLKKLNRLAHMRLKKGRDQTHETKQRVDVLHLQLQNLLYEVMHLQKEIGKCLEFKSQHEEIELVSEQEFFQEAPEEISRPHITRDDQHQLTLARLDWELEQRKRLAEQYKTSLTSKEKIQKAIEQKKEYLSSLQPGLQNIMQASIPVQEYLSMPYERMQKQAEVARHLPPPLYVLLVQASAYGQACDKNLSVNISGDVDEAKALSRRPEESQDDESDSDAEEEQQNTKRRRGTVGVQMEDKRKEMLRRHPLSLCVDLKCKDNSVLHLYFYYLMNLNILTVKIKVSTSVDLSGAISSGELMNSDSLLNCLYASDHGRETPNPANRYQFDKVGINTFEDYVSELGHPYVWVQKLGGLQFSQAEMTGNALSASHMEKTMKLLKGRLQARLALHKQFSSLEHSIIPVSSECQHLFPAKVVSGLTRWTMMSYQEFTELSYVQHLLKVGLVSETDLFFMAVVERGTGENCAPRLMAAVVLNPRYPEVAPLFSLTLHWKGERSGRTDDNLRAIESEVNIFRGELQGPRPGFQLLTNQIQRLCVCLDVYLETENQVCDGSEGPKEFPREKMCLRTARGPSRLKPFKYNHPQGFFSHR is encoded by the exons ATGTCTTCAGACGCAGTGAAGAAGAGAAAACCTAAGGTGATCCGAAACGAAGGTGGCACTCCAGAAACCAAACGGAGTCGAGAGGGAGATCAG gATGTGCGTGTGTATAATGAGGAAGTGGAGCTGGAAGGCCGAGATGCACAGCAGGATTATATCCTGTATAAAGACACGTGTGCCGCTCTGGCTAAACTGATGGCAGAAATCCAGGAGCTGAAAGCCAGCGGCGCTAAAGACGGG aGTGTGGAGATCGAGGAGAGACGCAGACAAAGcagtgttcattttattactctAAAGAAACTTAACCGTCTGGCGCACATGAGACTGAAGAAAGGCCGAGATCAGACGCATGAG ACGAAGCAGCGTGTTGATGTTCTTCACCTGCAGCTTCAGAATCTTCTCTATGAGGTCATGCACCTGCAAAAAGAGATCGGCAAATGTCTCGAATTCAA GTCTCAGCATGAGGAGATCGAGCTGGTCAGCGAGCAGGAGTTCTTCCAGGAGGCTCCAGAGGAGATCTCACGACCTCACATCACTCGAGATGACCAACACCAGCTCACCCTTGCCCGGCTGGACTGGGAATTGGAGCAGAGGAAGAG GTTGGCGGAGCAGTATAAGACGTCTCTGACCAGTAAGGAGAAGATCCAGAAAGCCATCGAGCAGAAGAAAGAATATCTGAGCAGCCTTCAGCCTGGACTGCAGAACATCATGCAG GCATCTATACCGGTGCAGGAGTATCTCTCGATGCCGTACGAGCGCATGCAGAAACAGGCCGAGGTGGCGCGTCACCTGCCCCCTCCGCTTTACGTGTTGTTGGTGCAGGCGAGCGCTTACGGACAGGCTTGCG acaaaaatcTGTCCGTGAACATCAGTGGAGACGTGGACGAGGCCAAAGCTCTCTCCAGACGCCCAGAAGAATCACaag ATGATGAAAGTGATTCAGATGCTGAAGAGGAGCAGCAGAACACA AAGCGTCGCAGAGGAACAGTTGGCGTTCAGATGGAGGACAAGCGTAAAGAGATGTTAAGACGTCACCCTCTTTCGCTTTGTGTGGACCTTAAGTGTAAAG ACAACAGTGTTTTGCATCTGTACTTTTATTACCTCATGAACCTCAACATACTCACTGTGAAGATCAAAGTTTCCACCTCTGTGGATTTGTCAGGAGCCATCAGCTCGGG GGAGCTGATGAACTCGGACAGTTTGCTGAACTGTCTTTATGCGTCCGATCACGGCCGGGAGACGCCCAACCCTGCCAACCGTTACCAGTTTGATAAAGTCGG AATCAATACGTTTGAGGATTACGTCTCAGAATTGGGACATCCGTACGTTTGGGTGCAGAAACTGGGCGGCCTGCAGTTCTCACAG GCTGAGATGACGGGTAACGCTCTTAGTGCCAGTCACATGGAGAAAACCATGAAACTGCTCAAAGGACGTCTGCAGGCCAGACTGGCTCTACATAAACAGTTCAGCTCACTCG AGCACAGCATTATTCCAGTCTCCAGCGAATGCCAGCATCTCTTTCCTGCCAAAGTGGTTTCCGGCCTCACACGCTGGACCATGATGAGCTACCAGGAATTCACT GAGTTGAGCTACGTGCAGCACCTGCTGAAGGTCGGTCTGGTAAGCGAGACTGATCTGTTCTTCATGGCTGTGGTGGAGAGAGGCACGGGTGAGAACTGTGCTC CTCGTCTGATGGCCGCTGTGGTATTGAACCCTCGATATCCCGAAGTCGCACCCCTCTTCTCGCTCACACTACACTGGAAAGGAGAACGAAGCGGCCGCACGGACGATAACCTGCGG gCGATAGAGAGCGAGGTAAACATCTTCCGGGGTGAGCTGCAGGGGCCACGCCCAGGCTTCCAGCTTCTGACCAATCAGATCcagcgtctgtgtgtgtgtctggatgTGTACCTGGAGACGGAGAACCAAGTGTGTGATGGTTCGGAGGGACCTAAAGAATTCCCCAGAGAGAAGATGTGCTTGCGTACTGCCAG GGGTCCCAGTCGCCTGAAGCCCTTTAAGTACAATCATCCCCAGGGCTTCTTCAGTCATCGCTGA
- the thoc5 gene encoding THO complex subunit 5 homolog isoform X1 → MSSDAVKKRKPKVIRNEGGTPETKRSREGDQLSAVSKHVRLRKVSLREVQVTCSAGLLPIGQRKLSAGKNQDVRVYNEEVELEGRDAQQDYILYKDTCAALAKLMAEIQELKASGAKDGSVEIEERRRQSSVHFITLKKLNRLAHMRLKKGRDQTHETKQRVDVLHLQLQNLLYEVMHLQKEIGKCLEFKSQHEEIELVSEQEFFQEAPEEISRPHITRDDQHQLTLARLDWELEQRKRLAEQYKTSLTSKEKIQKAIEQKKEYLSSLQPGLQNIMQASIPVQEYLSMPYERMQKQAEVARHLPPPLYVLLVQASAYGQACDKNLSVNISGDVDEAKALSRRPEESQDDESDSDAEEEQQNTKRRRGTVGVQMEDKRKEMLRRHPLSLCVDLKCKDNSVLHLYFYYLMNLNILTVKIKVSTSVDLSGAISSGELMNSDSLLNCLYASDHGRETPNPANRYQFDKVGINTFEDYVSELGHPYVWVQKLGGLQFSQAEMTGNALSASHMEKTMKLLKGRLQARLALHKQFSSLEHSIIPVSSECQHLFPAKVVSGLTRWTMMSYQEFTELSYVQHLLKVGLVSETDLFFMAVVERGTGENCAPRLMAAVVLNPRYPEVAPLFSLTLHWKGERSGRTDDNLRAIESEVNIFRGELQGPRPGFQLLTNQIQRLCVCLDVYLETENQVCDGSEGPKEFPREKMCLRTARGPSRLKPFKYNHPQGFFSHR, encoded by the exons ATGTCTTCAGACGCAGTGAAGAAGAGAAAACCTAAGGTGATCCGAAACGAAGGTGGCACTCCAGAAACCAAACGGAGTCGAGAGGGAGATCAG CTCAGTGCAGTCAGTAAACATGTCAGATTGAGGAAGGTCAGTTTAAGGGAGGTTCAG GTCACGTGTTCTGCAGGACTTCTTCCTATTGGACAGAGGAAGCTGTCTGCAGGAAAGAATCAG gATGTGCGTGTGTATAATGAGGAAGTGGAGCTGGAAGGCCGAGATGCACAGCAGGATTATATCCTGTATAAAGACACGTGTGCCGCTCTGGCTAAACTGATGGCAGAAATCCAGGAGCTGAAAGCCAGCGGCGCTAAAGACGGG aGTGTGGAGATCGAGGAGAGACGCAGACAAAGcagtgttcattttattactctAAAGAAACTTAACCGTCTGGCGCACATGAGACTGAAGAAAGGCCGAGATCAGACGCATGAG ACGAAGCAGCGTGTTGATGTTCTTCACCTGCAGCTTCAGAATCTTCTCTATGAGGTCATGCACCTGCAAAAAGAGATCGGCAAATGTCTCGAATTCAA GTCTCAGCATGAGGAGATCGAGCTGGTCAGCGAGCAGGAGTTCTTCCAGGAGGCTCCAGAGGAGATCTCACGACCTCACATCACTCGAGATGACCAACACCAGCTCACCCTTGCCCGGCTGGACTGGGAATTGGAGCAGAGGAAGAG GTTGGCGGAGCAGTATAAGACGTCTCTGACCAGTAAGGAGAAGATCCAGAAAGCCATCGAGCAGAAGAAAGAATATCTGAGCAGCCTTCAGCCTGGACTGCAGAACATCATGCAG GCATCTATACCGGTGCAGGAGTATCTCTCGATGCCGTACGAGCGCATGCAGAAACAGGCCGAGGTGGCGCGTCACCTGCCCCCTCCGCTTTACGTGTTGTTGGTGCAGGCGAGCGCTTACGGACAGGCTTGCG acaaaaatcTGTCCGTGAACATCAGTGGAGACGTGGACGAGGCCAAAGCTCTCTCCAGACGCCCAGAAGAATCACaag ATGATGAAAGTGATTCAGATGCTGAAGAGGAGCAGCAGAACACA AAGCGTCGCAGAGGAACAGTTGGCGTTCAGATGGAGGACAAGCGTAAAGAGATGTTAAGACGTCACCCTCTTTCGCTTTGTGTGGACCTTAAGTGTAAAG ACAACAGTGTTTTGCATCTGTACTTTTATTACCTCATGAACCTCAACATACTCACTGTGAAGATCAAAGTTTCCACCTCTGTGGATTTGTCAGGAGCCATCAGCTCGGG GGAGCTGATGAACTCGGACAGTTTGCTGAACTGTCTTTATGCGTCCGATCACGGCCGGGAGACGCCCAACCCTGCCAACCGTTACCAGTTTGATAAAGTCGG AATCAATACGTTTGAGGATTACGTCTCAGAATTGGGACATCCGTACGTTTGGGTGCAGAAACTGGGCGGCCTGCAGTTCTCACAG GCTGAGATGACGGGTAACGCTCTTAGTGCCAGTCACATGGAGAAAACCATGAAACTGCTCAAAGGACGTCTGCAGGCCAGACTGGCTCTACATAAACAGTTCAGCTCACTCG AGCACAGCATTATTCCAGTCTCCAGCGAATGCCAGCATCTCTTTCCTGCCAAAGTGGTTTCCGGCCTCACACGCTGGACCATGATGAGCTACCAGGAATTCACT GAGTTGAGCTACGTGCAGCACCTGCTGAAGGTCGGTCTGGTAAGCGAGACTGATCTGTTCTTCATGGCTGTGGTGGAGAGAGGCACGGGTGAGAACTGTGCTC CTCGTCTGATGGCCGCTGTGGTATTGAACCCTCGATATCCCGAAGTCGCACCCCTCTTCTCGCTCACACTACACTGGAAAGGAGAACGAAGCGGCCGCACGGACGATAACCTGCGG gCGATAGAGAGCGAGGTAAACATCTTCCGGGGTGAGCTGCAGGGGCCACGCCCAGGCTTCCAGCTTCTGACCAATCAGATCcagcgtctgtgtgtgtgtctggatgTGTACCTGGAGACGGAGAACCAAGTGTGTGATGGTTCGGAGGGACCTAAAGAATTCCCCAGAGAGAAGATGTGCTTGCGTACTGCCAG GGGTCCCAGTCGCCTGAAGCCCTTTAAGTACAATCATCCCCAGGGCTTCTTCAGTCATCGCTGA